One stretch of Candidatus Micrarchaeia archaeon DNA includes these proteins:
- a CDS encoding 50S ribosomal protein L31e has translation MAEEKIYTIPLRDAFSYVRTKRVRRAVSIVRAFVSRHAKVDSGMVRVSEALNSVLWRNGIQKPPRRIKIKVVKEEGFARAYLPDEVVKKPEAKKEEKPKTAQEGKEAKPEAKKEEKKTEAKSAEKKAETATKQDAQVKRDTPRQIGKQEPVKGGV, from the coding sequence TATGTGAGGACCAAGCGGGTGAGGAGGGCAGTTTCCATTGTCCGGGCTTTCGTTTCAAGGCATGCGAAAGTTGATTCCGGAATGGTGCGGGTTTCCGAGGCGCTCAACTCGGTGCTGTGGAGGAACGGCATCCAGAAGCCGCCGAGAAGGATAAAGATAAAAGTTGTGAAGGAAGAGGGGTTCGCAAGGGCGTACCTGCCTGATGAAGTGGTAAAGAAACCTGAGGCTAAGAAGGAGGAAAAACCAAAAACTGCGCAGGAAGGGAAGGAAGCGAAGCCTGAGGCTAAGAAGGAGGAGAAAAAAACCGAGGCTAAATCAGCCGAGAAGAAGGCCGAGACTGCGACAAAGCAGGATGCGCAGGTGAAGAGAGATACTCCTAGACAGATTGGGAAGCAGGAGCCGGTCAAGGGCGGAGTCTGA
- a CDS encoding translation initiation factor IF-6, whose translation MLRTSYYGNSFIGLFFRANDSVLLAPLDAPDKVVDALENELKVRAVRVSMANSNLVGIYTAMNNNGIVLPNVIEESERLELKKEGLNVFVSRELNNAHGNNLCVNDKRGIVNPRVDSAERKKMEDALGVEMAPVSLAGHTTVGSACASSADGFLAHYAIAEKELQEVEEALKVPGDKGTVNGGAGFVGLGVVHNKNGFAVGESTTGFEMGKVAGALGYVK comes from the coding sequence ATGCTGCGCACCTCGTACTATGGAAATTCTTTCATAGGCCTGTTTTTCAGGGCCAACGACAGCGTGCTCCTTGCGCCGCTCGACGCCCCGGACAAGGTGGTTGATGCGCTCGAAAATGAGTTGAAGGTGCGGGCTGTGCGAGTTTCGATGGCCAATTCCAATTTGGTTGGGATATACACTGCGATGAACAACAACGGGATTGTGCTTCCCAATGTGATTGAAGAAAGCGAGCGGCTGGAGCTGAAAAAGGAGGGCTTGAACGTGTTCGTTTCGCGCGAATTGAACAACGCGCACGGGAACAACCTGTGCGTGAATGACAAAAGGGGCATTGTGAATCCACGCGTGGACTCTGCCGAGAGGAAGAAGATGGAGGATGCGCTCGGAGTGGAGATGGCGCCGGTCTCGCTGGCAGGGCACACCACGGTCGGGAGCGCGTGCGCGTCCAGTGCGGATGGATTCCTGGCGCACTATGCAATAGCTGAAAAGGAGCTCCAGGAAGTGGAGGAAGCGCTCAAGGTCCCCGGGGACAAGGGCACTGTGAATGGAGGCGCGGGATTTGTCGGATTGGGCGTGGTGCACAACAAGAACGGCTTCGCGGTCGGGGAAAGCACCACGGGCTTTGAGATGGGCAAGGTGGCCGGGGCGCTGGGCTACGTGAAGTGA
- a CDS encoding CxxC-x17-CxxC domain-containing protein, with protein MTYESGSDRPMYDAVCSDCGAACKVPFQPKEGRPVYCRDCYRKHKPSKF; from the coding sequence ATGACGTACGAATCCGGTTCGGATAGGCCAATGTATGATGCAGTTTGCTCTGATTGCGGAGCTGCCTGCAAAGTGCCGTTCCAGCCCAAGGAAGGCAGACCTGTTTACTGCAGGGACTGCTACAGGAAGCACAAGCCGAGCAAATTCTAA
- the metG gene encoding methionine--tRNA ligase subunit beta: MVAYEEFAKLDLRVARVLECTRVEGSNKLLKLLVDVGAEKRQVIAGIGREYEPEGLVGKSVVLVTNLDYRKLAGLESQGMLLAAGDAEIALLTVDREIAPGAKIG, encoded by the coding sequence ATGGTCGCATATGAGGAGTTCGCGAAGCTGGATTTGCGCGTGGCGCGCGTGCTCGAATGCACAAGAGTGGAGGGCTCGAACAAGCTGCTGAAGCTATTGGTGGACGTCGGAGCTGAGAAAAGGCAGGTTATCGCCGGAATAGGGAGGGAGTATGAGCCGGAGGGTTTGGTCGGGAAGAGTGTTGTGCTGGTAACGAATTTGGACTATAGGAAGCTCGCGGGGCTGGAATCCCAGGGAATGCTGCTCGCGGCAGGGGATGCTGAGATTGCCCTGCTCACTGTGGACAGGGAAATCGCCCCAGGGGCAAAAATCGGATGA
- a CDS encoding PIN domain-containing protein, with the protein MRTVILDTNFLLIPHQFRINIMEELERLIEGPHELAVSDAIVHELKGLARGRGKEGVAARVALEGIARKKIKTIKSAETNADRWIAEYCAENPGTIVCTNDIALRRELKAAGARIIVMRTRTRIFWA; encoded by the coding sequence ATGAGAACGGTCATACTGGACACGAATTTCCTGCTCATACCACACCAGTTCAGGATAAACATCATGGAAGAGCTGGAGAGGCTCATCGAAGGACCGCACGAGCTTGCGGTTTCTGATGCGATAGTGCACGAATTGAAGGGGCTTGCGAGAGGGAGGGGCAAGGAAGGGGTGGCGGCGCGGGTTGCACTCGAAGGGATTGCGAGGAAGAAGATAAAAACCATAAAAAGCGCGGAAACTAATGCGGACAGATGGATAGCGGAGTATTGCGCAGAAAATCCCGGAACCATCGTTTGCACGAACGACATAGCGCTCAGGAGGGAGCTGAAAGCCGCCGGGGCCAGGATTATAGTGATGCGCACGAGGACCAGGATTTTCTGGGCATGA
- the rsmA gene encoding 16S rRNA (adenine(1518)-N(6)/adenine(1519)-N(6))-dimethyltransferase RsmA: MIHLKKSLGQHFLRDTNMLAKEARLLGPQGKTVLEIGPGDGRLTEQLLTAGAKQVIAVEKDFSLVKVLEGKFKGRPVHIIHADFLEISPAKLGKIHKIIGNIPYYISSPILFKLREFEFENALLMVQEEFARKMVAQPGTSGYGRLSVTSQLFYSVKYVQKVRRSLFFPAPKVDSAIILLEKKQVQGTEALEGTIRSIFQHKNRTVRNALLSSGFEKEGLEILGDALKKRPRELTLDEIKQISEKIAGKIPVKPG, translated from the coding sequence GATTCACCTCAAGAAATCCCTTGGCCAGCATTTCCTGCGCGACACGAACATGCTTGCGAAAGAGGCACGCCTTCTCGGACCGCAGGGCAAAACCGTGCTTGAAATAGGCCCTGGCGACGGCAGGCTCACAGAGCAGCTCCTCACCGCAGGCGCGAAGCAGGTGATAGCAGTCGAGAAGGATTTTTCCCTGGTAAAAGTTCTCGAGGGGAAATTCAAGGGCCGCCCTGTGCACATCATACACGCGGACTTTCTCGAAATAAGCCCTGCTAAACTCGGAAAAATCCACAAAATAATCGGCAACATCCCATACTACATCTCCAGCCCCATCCTATTCAAACTTAGGGAGTTCGAATTCGAAAATGCGCTCCTTATGGTCCAGGAGGAATTCGCGCGCAAGATGGTCGCACAGCCCGGAACTTCCGGCTACGGGCGCCTCAGCGTCACCTCCCAGCTTTTCTACAGCGTCAAATACGTGCAGAAGGTGCGCCGCAGCCTTTTCTTCCCTGCCCCGAAAGTGGATTCAGCAATCATTCTGCTGGAAAAAAAGCAGGTTCAGGGCACAGAGGCACTGGAAGGCACGATACGCTCCATCTTCCAGCATAAAAACCGGACCGTGCGCAACGCCCTGCTTTCCTCTGGATTCGAAAAGGAAGGGCTCGAAATTCTCGGAGACGCGCTCAAAAAGCGGCCCCGCGAGCTAACGCTGGACGAAATAAAGCAGATTTCTGAGAAGATTGCCGGAAAAATCCCAGTTAAGCCGGGTTAA
- the rpl18a gene encoding 50S ribosomal protein L18Ae: MKFAVSGTGELRNGTRSFKKEVDAKSENHAKDLVYSLFGSANGLNRNKVKIESVSKVG; encoded by the coding sequence ATGAAATTCGCGGTAAGCGGAACTGGGGAATTGAGGAACGGGACGAGAAGCTTCAAAAAAGAGGTTGATGCGAAGAGCGAAAACCACGCAAAGGATTTAGTGTATTCGCTTTTCGGCTCTGCCAACGGGTTGAACAGGAACAAAGTGAAGATTGAGAGCGTTTCCAAGGTGGGATAA
- the ftsY gene encoding signal recognition particle-docking protein FtsY: MFDFLKKKISGLVDRIAGKPEQKKEEPAKPREEKAGAGREILVDVEQVARKEGMKAGVETDFAIGKPERLEARAEKEAKEIAAPEQAVKERIEEKIGRPGTKEETAAKAAGKAIAKEPVKSEKVLHAPVQILKSHKEVKPEIKEEEKAGAKIEKVAETAKPDTQVKREVPKHVEMPEPVKSGAKEKPENTVVAEAPEKPHEAREAKEKPEGKVKLSLVSQVKSLFSNEVELGEKDVKDALSDFELELLEADVAYEVAEQIKDELGKELVGKKVKKTELQGQIASVFHKSIRDIMAEKKGETIEERLGKDGKRPITIMFAGPNGSGKTTTIAKIARMLKNSGYGVVIAAADTFRAAAIEQMEIHGQKLGVRVIKGKYGADPTSVAYDAVNHAKAHGLDVVLVDTAGRQETNQNLLNELKKMVRVISPEIKLYVGESLAGNAVIEQVQAFNQELRLDGIVLTKLDCDAKGGTVISISRVTRVPVVYVTTGQGYGDIEVFDPDKMARGIAG, encoded by the coding sequence ATGTTCGACTTTCTCAAGAAGAAAATTTCCGGGCTGGTGGACCGGATTGCCGGCAAGCCGGAGCAGAAGAAGGAGGAACCTGCGAAGCCCAGGGAAGAGAAAGCCGGAGCTGGGAGGGAAATCCTAGTTGATGTTGAACAAGTGGCGCGGAAAGAAGGGATGAAAGCAGGAGTTGAAACTGATTTTGCCATAGGGAAACCTGAAAGGTTGGAGGCTCGCGCGGAAAAAGAAGCAAAAGAGATAGCCGCGCCTGAGCAGGCTGTAAAGGAGCGGATTGAAGAAAAGATTGGGCGGCCAGGCACTAAGGAGGAAACTGCAGCGAAGGCTGCGGGGAAAGCAATCGCGAAAGAACCAGTTAAATCTGAGAAAGTGCTGCATGCCCCAGTTCAAATTCTTAAGAGTCACAAGGAAGTTAAACCTGAAATCAAGGAGGAGGAAAAAGCTGGGGCAAAAATCGAGAAGGTGGCTGAGACAGCCAAGCCGGACACGCAGGTGAAGCGGGAGGTCCCGAAGCACGTTGAAATGCCGGAGCCGGTCAAAAGCGGGGCTAAAGAGAAGCCGGAAAATACTGTGGTTGCCGAAGCGCCGGAGAAACCGCATGAGGCTAGGGAAGCCAAGGAGAAGCCAGAGGGGAAGGTGAAGCTCAGCCTGGTGAGCCAGGTGAAATCCCTGTTCTCGAACGAGGTGGAGCTTGGGGAGAAGGACGTGAAGGACGCGCTTTCGGATTTTGAATTGGAACTGCTCGAGGCGGACGTGGCTTACGAGGTTGCCGAACAGATAAAGGACGAGCTTGGGAAGGAGCTGGTTGGGAAGAAGGTTAAGAAAACCGAGCTCCAGGGGCAGATTGCGAGCGTGTTCCACAAATCAATCAGGGACATAATGGCTGAGAAAAAAGGGGAGACGATAGAGGAAAGGCTTGGGAAGGACGGAAAAAGGCCGATTACAATCATGTTCGCAGGGCCGAACGGAAGCGGAAAGACCACCACAATAGCGAAGATAGCCCGCATGCTCAAGAACTCCGGGTATGGGGTGGTTATTGCTGCCGCGGACACGTTCAGGGCCGCGGCGATAGAGCAGATGGAGATACACGGGCAGAAACTCGGAGTCAGGGTGATAAAGGGGAAATACGGGGCTGACCCGACTTCGGTGGCGTACGACGCGGTAAATCACGCGAAGGCGCACGGGCTGGACGTGGTGCTTGTAGATACTGCCGGGAGGCAGGAAACCAACCAGAACCTGCTGAACGAACTGAAGAAGATGGTGCGGGTGATAAGCCCGGAGATAAAACTGTATGTGGGGGAGAGCCTGGCCGGGAACGCGGTAATCGAGCAGGTCCAGGCGTTCAACCAGGAGCTCAGGCTGGACGGAATCGTGCTCACCAAGCTGGATTGCGACGCGAAAGGAGGCACGGTGATTTCAATATCCAGGGTCACCAGGGTTCCAGTGGTGTACGTGACTACCGGGCAGGGATATGGGGATATAGAAGTGTTTGACCCTGATAAGATGGCAAGGGGAATTGCGGGTTAG
- the pfdA gene encoding prefoldin subunit alpha has product MAEETQRMMYEARVYGEQLRLLQNEIERINMTAMELESSLRAVEALREEQIFVPIGAGAMMGAKLSSTEVLMPVGAGYMTGMKKHEAIEEIKKRMQTTQGAMEKLRAEFEKINAKLYEVGGKIDAMNAKSRGQGGL; this is encoded by the coding sequence ATGGCCGAGGAAACGCAGCGGATGATGTACGAGGCGAGAGTGTACGGCGAACAGCTCAGGCTGCTCCAGAACGAGATTGAGCGCATCAACATGACCGCGATGGAGCTGGAAAGCTCGCTCAGGGCCGTGGAGGCGCTCAGGGAGGAGCAGATTTTCGTGCCTATAGGGGCAGGTGCCATGATGGGCGCGAAGCTGAGTTCTACAGAGGTGCTCATGCCAGTGGGCGCAGGCTACATGACCGGGATGAAGAAGCACGAGGCGATAGAGGAGATAAAGAAAAGGATGCAGACCACCCAGGGCGCGATGGAGAAGCTGCGCGCCGAATTCGAGAAGATAAATGCCAAGCTGTACGAAGTGGGCGGGAAGATAGATGCGATGAACGCCAAATCGCGCGGGCAGGGCGGCTTGTGA